The genome window CCTCTTCCGCTCCCCCCTTCCCCTTCATGGCGATGATCGTCCCCAGGGGCATCAAGAGCGGCAGCGCCATCCTGGCAAAGGTGGGAATGTCGCTGAAGGCGCGCGATACGATCCGGTTGAAGCGGCGCCCGAGCACGCGGGGCAGATCCTCGCCCCTGGCATGAACGGCCTCGAACCTCCGGCACCCCAGCAGACGGGCCGCGTGACGCTGAAAGATGATCTTCTTTTCCACCGCATCAACCGACACCGCTGTCAGGTCCGGGAACACCAGGGCCAGGGGCAGGACGGGAAAGCCGCCGCCCGAACCCAGGTCGAGCAGTTCGTCGTCACCGCTCACCAGCCGGCAGAGGGCCAGCGAGTCGACAAAGTGCTTCAGGGCGATCTCCTCATCACCGGTGATGGCCGTAAGGTTGATCTTCCGGTTCCACTTTTGCAGTTCATTGGCGAGGAGGGAGAACGAAGCGAGCAGCTCGTCGCTGATAGCGACGCCCAGTTCGGCAGCTCCCTCCTGCAGTATCCGGCAGGCCAGGGCGTTCACGACGACGCACTCCCGGATTTGATGGCCACGGACAGGATGGCCACGGCGGCAGGGGTGACCCCCTGGATGCGTGAGGCCTGCCCCAGGGTATCGGGGCGGAAGCGGAGCAGCTTTTCCCGCACCTCGGCGGAGAGCCCGGGGATGACGGCATAGTCCAGACCGGCGGGGATGCGGGTCCCTTCCAGCTTGCGCGCCCGCTCCACCTGGTCCAGTTGCCGCTCGATGTAGCCCTGGTATTTGATCTGGATCTCAACCTGTTCCTTCACAGCCGGCGGAACCAGATCCGAAGCCGGGTCGATCCGGGAAAGCTCAGCATAGGTGATGTCGGGCCGCCGCAAGAGCTGTTCAAAGGTCAAGGCATTGTGCAGATCAGTCATGCCGTGGGTTTCGAGAAACGACGGATCAGCCTCGGACGGCAGGAGTTTCGCGGCACGCACCCGTTCCAGCTCCGCACCGATCCGTTCGCGTTTTTCCAGGAACAGCCGGTACTCCCCGTCCCGGACGAGACCCACGGCATGGCCGCGCTCCCGCAGGCGCAGGTCGGCGTTGTCCTCCCGCAGCAGCAACCGGTATTCTGCCCGTGACGTGAACATCCGATAGGGTTCACGGGTACCCAACGTTACCAGATCGTCGATCATGACCCCGATATAGGCCTCGTCGCGGCCAAGCACCAGGGGCTCCTGACCCCGAACCCGCAGCACCGCGTTGATGCCCGCCACGAGCCCCTGCCCCGCCGCCTCCTCGTAGCCGGAAGTGCCGTTGATCTGGCCGGCGTGATAGAGGTTGCGGACGAGTTTCGTCTCCAGGGACGCATGGAGCTGGATCGGATCAACGTAATCGTACTCGATGGCGTAGGCAGGCCGCATGATCTCCACGTTTTCCAGCCCTTCGATGGAGCGGTAGAGGCGGTACTGAATATCGATGGGAAGAGAGGTGGAGAGGCCCGACGGATAGTATTCCACGGTATCGCATCCCTCCGGCTCCAGAAAACTCTGGTGGCGGTCCTTGTCCGGGAACCGCATGACCTTGTCCTCGATGGACGGGCAGTAACGGGGGCCGACCCCTTCTATGACGCCTGAGTAGAGGGGTGAGCGGTCAAGGCCGCTTCGGATGATTTCGTGGGTGCGTTCGTTGGTGTAGGCAATGTAGCAGGGAAGTTGGGGCCGATCGATCCGTTCCGTGGAAAAGGAAAACGGTACCGGCGGATCATCGCCGTACTGGGGTTCCAACCGCGAAAAATCGATGGTGTTCCCGTCCAGGCGTGCCGGGGTGCCCGTCTTGAGGCGGCCGACAGTGAAGCCGAGATCGCGCAGTTGGTCAGACAGCCCCACCGACGGCAGGTCTCCCGCCCTGCCTCCCGGGTAGTTGGTTAGACCCACGTGGATCAGTCCGCGCATGAACGTCCCGGTGGTGAGGATGACCGTTTTCCCCAGAAAGCGAACCCCGATCTTGGTCACTACTCCTCGTACCTGACCTTCTTCCACCACGAGGCCCGTGACCTCACCCTGCTTGAGCGAGAGCCGCTCCTGCTGCTCCATCACGTGCTTCATTCGGAGGCGGTAGAGCTGCTTGTCCGCCTGGGCGCGGGAAGCCCGCACCGCCGGCCCCTTGCGGGTATTGAGAATGCGGTACTGGATACCGGTGGCATCGATGTTTTTTCCCATCTCGCCGCCCAGCGCATCGATCTCCTTCACCAGGTGCCCCTTGGCGAGTCCGCCGATGGCCGGGTTGCACGACATGAGGGCGATGGCATCCAGGTTGATGGTGAGGAGCAGGGTTTCGCACCCCATCCGCGCCGCGGCCAGTGCCGCTTCGCAGCCCGCATGGCCGGCGCCCGCCACGATGACGTCGTACTGTTTTTCGTAATCAATGAGACCCATGACGTCCCGCCGCCTCCCTTCCCCTTTGTTTCACACAAGCATTTCAGGGATACTGTATCCCAGCCTTTTTCTTTCTACATTCAAGAGGTTGCGGCAAACGTTTCACGTGAAACATTATATCGACCCTTGAGTCAATCTCGACCCGCCCCATGCGTCGCGCGGCGGAGATGAACCTGCGGCGATCGTGCCCTCGGTTGGCGCGCCGGATCACTTGCCAATGCAAAACCGGTCGAAAATTACGTCCAGGATGTCGTCCGGGGTTGTCTCCCCCGTGACCTCTCCCACAGCGGCCA of Geobacter anodireducens contains these proteins:
- a CDS encoding tRNA uridine(34) 5-carboxymethylaminomethyl synthesis enzyme MnmG; translated protein: MGLIDYEKQYDVIVAGAGHAGCEAALAAARMGCETLLLTINLDAIALMSCNPAIGGLAKGHLVKEIDALGGEMGKNIDATGIQYRILNTRKGPAVRASRAQADKQLYRLRMKHVMEQQERLSLKQGEVTGLVVEEGQVRGVVTKIGVRFLGKTVILTTGTFMRGLIHVGLTNYPGGRAGDLPSVGLSDQLRDLGFTVGRLKTGTPARLDGNTIDFSRLEPQYGDDPPVPFSFSTERIDRPQLPCYIAYTNERTHEIIRSGLDRSPLYSGVIEGVGPRYCPSIEDKVMRFPDKDRHQSFLEPEGCDTVEYYPSGLSTSLPIDIQYRLYRSIEGLENVEIMRPAYAIEYDYVDPIQLHASLETKLVRNLYHAGQINGTSGYEEAAGQGLVAGINAVLRVRGQEPLVLGRDEAYIGVMIDDLVTLGTREPYRMFTSRAEYRLLLREDNADLRLRERGHAVGLVRDGEYRLFLEKRERIGAELERVRAAKLLPSEADPSFLETHGMTDLHNALTFEQLLRRPDITYAELSRIDPASDLVPPAVKEQVEIQIKYQGYIERQLDQVERARKLEGTRIPAGLDYAVIPGLSAEVREKLLRFRPDTLGQASRIQGVTPAAVAILSVAIKSGSASS
- a CDS encoding 16S rRNA (guanine(527)-N(7))-methyltransferase RsmG, whose translation is MNALACRILQEGAAELGVAISDELLASFSLLANELQKWNRKINLTAITGDEEIALKHFVDSLALCRLVSGDDELLDLGSGGGFPVLPLALVFPDLTAVSVDAVEKKIIFQRHAARLLGCRRFEAVHARGEDLPRVLGRRFNRIVSRAFSDIPTFARMALPLLMPLGTIIAMKGKGGAEEADAARGPLAEMGLTVVRVAEYRLPFSGDARTLIEIGFY